The proteins below are encoded in one region of Paenibacillus albus:
- a CDS encoding DUF2062 domain-containing protein yields the protein MKTASKPRSIKRWLKLKYTQLMRAPGGPSMVALGFAIGIFVEMFTLPTYGLAFFLIFPLIYLFNASLAGALIGFVFGKIIFIPIAFVNSMVGGWVLPKHMKVSLPFAPHWLDHLLYMNLKLIVGGIIDGIILGALFYFPVKLMLQYMANKRKEKRKLRRSAVEVKPVTE from the coding sequence TTGAAGACTGCAAGTAAACCGCGCTCGATTAAACGTTGGCTGAAGCTGAAATATACGCAGCTGATGCGGGCACCTGGCGGCCCATCCATGGTTGCACTTGGATTTGCGATCGGTATCTTCGTAGAGATGTTCACGCTGCCGACTTACGGCCTTGCGTTTTTCTTGATTTTTCCTCTCATCTATTTGTTTAATGCGAGCCTTGCCGGCGCGTTAATCGGGTTTGTTTTTGGGAAAATTATTTTCATTCCAATCGCATTCGTCAATAGCATGGTCGGCGGCTGGGTGCTGCCTAAGCATATGAAAGTTTCCTTGCCGTTCGCGCCACATTGGCTGGACCATTTGTTGTATATGAATTTAAAGCTGATCGTAGGCGGTATCATTGATGGTATTATCCTCGGCGCGCTGTTCTATTTCCCTGTGAAGCTGATGCTGCAATATATGGCGAACAAGCGTAAGGAGAAGCGGAAACTACGTCGAAGTGCCGTTGAAGTGAAGCCTGTGACGGAATAA
- the aroF gene encoding 3-deoxy-7-phosphoheptulonate synthase gives MIVITKHNAPEERIAEIVHQIEKAGVQAHVSRGTDRTVIGIIGKAEPSLAEHLRSMKDVENVIKISKSYKLASRDFHPDDTVIEIKGVKIGGEHLAIMGGPCAVETPEQIDEIARLVKAAGGQVLRGGAFKPRTGPYSFQGVGVEGLKMMADAGRKHGLLTITEVMTPEYVDICAEYADILQVGTRNMQNFDLLRKLGTIQTPVLLKRGFSATYDEFLNAAEYILAGGNPNVMLCERGIRTFETYTRNTLDLAAIPVLQSLSHLPVISDPSHGTGRRELVEPMAKASVAAGANGLIIEMHTDPDNSMTGDGVQSLFPDQFANLLKQLEQLGNLVGKRFDTPKEPAEFFNTWKI, from the coding sequence ATGATCGTTATAACGAAGCACAATGCGCCAGAAGAGAGAATTGCGGAGATTGTCCATCAAATCGAGAAAGCCGGCGTTCAAGCACATGTATCGCGCGGAACTGACCGTACTGTCATCGGCATAATCGGTAAAGCGGAGCCATCGCTCGCTGAGCATCTGCGCTCTATGAAAGATGTTGAGAATGTCATCAAGATTTCGAAGTCTTACAAGCTTGCGAGCCGAGACTTCCATCCGGATGATACCGTCATAGAAATCAAAGGCGTGAAGATCGGCGGCGAGCATCTCGCGATTATGGGCGGACCTTGCGCTGTTGAGACACCTGAGCAGATCGATGAGATCGCAAGACTCGTGAAGGCTGCGGGCGGTCAAGTGCTTCGCGGTGGGGCGTTCAAGCCGCGTACCGGCCCATACAGCTTCCAAGGTGTCGGTGTAGAAGGTCTGAAGATGATGGCGGATGCTGGCCGCAAGCATGGCTTGCTAACGATAACAGAGGTTATGACGCCGGAGTACGTTGATATCTGTGCGGAATATGCGGATATTTTGCAGGTCGGTACACGGAATATGCAGAACTTCGACTTGCTTCGCAAGCTAGGCACCATTCAGACGCCGGTCCTTCTCAAGCGTGGTTTCAGCGCTACTTACGATGAATTCCTAAATGCGGCAGAATATATCCTTGCAGGTGGAAATCCGAACGTTATGCTCTGTGAGCGTGGAATTCGTACATTTGAAACATACACGCGCAATACGCTTGATTTAGCCGCGATTCCTGTTCTTCAGAGTTTGAGCCATTTGCCGGTTATCTCCGATCCGAGCCATGGCACAGGACGCAGGGAGCTTGTCGAACCAATGGCAAAAGCTTCCGTTGCAGCGGGGGCTAACGGACTCATTATCGAGATGCATACCGATCCGGATAACTCAATGACTGGCGATGGCGTACAATCACTGTTCCCTGACCAATTCGCGAACCTTCTGAAGCAATTGGAACAACTTGGCAACCTCGTAGGGAAGCGTTTTGACACACCGAAAGAGCCAGCTGAGTTCTTTAACACATGGAAAATATAA
- the glnA gene encoding type I glutamate--ammonia ligase: MSVQNVLNTIKENNIMFVDFRFVDLSGHAHHITLPATEVDAETFVNGVAFDGSSIAGFRGIEESDMVMMPDTETSFIDPFTDHPTLNIMCNIHTPDGERYERDPRSIAQKAEEYLQTTGIGTTAFFAPESEFFIFDDVRFESKMNTSYYSVDSDEAAWNTARKEEGGNLGYKIGVKGGYVPVAPVDAQQDIRSEMVRVMQETGLRVERHHHEVATAGQAEINFRFDTLTKTADNLMKYKYIINNVARQYGKVATFMPKPLFGDNGSGMHVHSSIFNGDSPLFYEKGAYANLSQLALHYIGGILHHAPALIAITNPSTNSFKRLVPGYEAPVNLVFSKGNRSAAIRIPVAAVTPKGCRIEFRTPDSTANPYLAFAAMLLAGLDGIKRQLDPVALGYGPFDKNIYDLSDEDKKEIRSVPGTLDEALDALEADCEFLTEGGVFTQDFIENFIALKRSEAKAVAIRIHPHEFSLYFDC, encoded by the coding sequence ATGTCAGTTCAAAACGTATTGAACACTATCAAAGAGAACAACATCATGTTTGTCGATTTCCGCTTCGTGGATCTTTCTGGCCACGCTCACCACATCACGCTTCCTGCTACGGAAGTGGATGCCGAAACTTTTGTTAACGGCGTAGCTTTCGATGGTTCCTCGATCGCTGGCTTCCGCGGTATCGAAGAATCCGACATGGTTATGATGCCGGACACTGAAACTAGCTTCATCGATCCGTTCACGGATCACCCAACATTGAACATTATGTGTAACATCCATACACCTGACGGTGAGCGTTATGAGCGCGATCCACGCAGCATCGCTCAAAAAGCAGAAGAATATCTGCAAACGACAGGCATCGGTACTACAGCATTCTTCGCACCTGAGTCCGAGTTCTTCATCTTCGACGACGTTCGTTTCGAAAGCAAAATGAACACTTCTTACTACTCCGTTGATTCCGACGAAGCGGCTTGGAACACAGCTCGCAAAGAAGAAGGCGGCAACCTTGGTTACAAAATCGGCGTAAAAGGCGGCTACGTGCCAGTTGCTCCAGTCGATGCACAGCAAGACATCCGCAGCGAAATGGTTCGCGTTATGCAAGAAACAGGCCTTCGCGTTGAGCGTCACCATCACGAAGTTGCTACAGCTGGTCAAGCGGAAATCAACTTCCGTTTCGATACGCTGACTAAAACAGCTGATAACCTTATGAAGTATAAATACATCATCAACAACGTTGCTCGTCAATATGGCAAAGTTGCAACATTCATGCCTAAACCGCTCTTCGGCGATAACGGTAGCGGTATGCACGTTCACAGCTCGATCTTCAACGGCGATTCCCCGTTGTTCTACGAGAAAGGCGCTTACGCGAACCTGAGCCAATTGGCATTGCACTACATCGGTGGTATTCTGCATCACGCACCAGCGCTGATCGCGATCACAAACCCATCGACGAACTCGTTCAAACGTCTGGTACCAGGCTACGAAGCACCGGTTAACCTTGTGTTCTCCAAAGGTAACCGTTCCGCAGCAATCCGTATTCCGGTTGCAGCTGTAACGCCTAAAGGCTGCCGTATCGAGTTCCGTACACCGGACTCCACAGCTAACCCGTACCTTGCATTCGCAGCAATGCTGCTTGCAGGTCTGGACGGCATCAAGCGTCAACTGGATCCAGTAGCTCTTGGTTATGGTCCATTCGACAAAAACATCTACGATCTCTCTGATGAAGACAAAAAAGAAATCCGTTCGGTTCCAGGCACGTTGGACGAAGCGCTTGACGCTCTGGAAGCTGATTGCGAGTTCTTGACTGAAGGCGGCGTATTCACGCAAGACTTCATCGAGAATTTCATTGCACTGAAGCGTTCCGAAGCTAAAGCAGTAGCGATCCGTATTCATCCACACGAGTTCAGCCTGTACTTCGACTGCTAA
- the serC gene encoding 3-phosphoserine/phosphohydroxythreonine transaminase: protein MTNRAYNFNAGPAALPLEVLQQAQQEFLDYAGAGMSIMEMSHRSSIFEEVNDGAQSLLRELFGIPNNYKVLFLQGGASTQFAMIPMNLLTPGKTAAFVNTGSWADKAIKEAKLFGETAIAASSEAYKYNRIPELGEIVIPENAAYLHVTSNETIEGTQYAKYPETGDVTLIGDLSSDILSRPVDVSKFGMIYAGAQKNLGPSGVTLVIVREDLVAESPKSIPTMLRYDTHVKNNSLYNTPPSFSIYLVGLMLKWVKERGGVAAVEQYNRDKTKLIYDTIDQSGGFYRGFAEASSRSQMNITFRLGSEELEKLFAKESEQNGFVGLKGHRSVGGLRASTYNAVPLESCKALAEFMADFQKRNG, encoded by the coding sequence ATGACGAATCGCGCTTATAACTTTAATGCTGGTCCAGCAGCGCTGCCGCTTGAAGTGCTGCAGCAGGCTCAGCAGGAATTCCTTGATTATGCCGGTGCTGGCATGTCGATTATGGAGATGTCCCATCGCAGCAGCATTTTTGAAGAAGTTAATGACGGAGCTCAATCCCTTCTACGTGAATTGTTCGGAATCCCGAACAATTACAAGGTGCTCTTCCTGCAAGGCGGCGCAAGCACGCAATTTGCAATGATACCGATGAATCTGCTTACGCCAGGCAAAACGGCTGCATTCGTGAATACAGGCAGCTGGGCGGATAAAGCTATTAAAGAAGCGAAGCTGTTCGGCGAGACTGCAATTGCGGCATCCTCGGAAGCGTACAAGTACAACCGTATTCCTGAGCTTGGCGAAATCGTAATTCCGGAGAATGCAGCATACCTGCATGTCACTTCGAATGAAACGATTGAAGGCACGCAATATGCGAAATATCCGGAAACTGGTGATGTGACGCTGATTGGCGACTTGTCGAGCGATATTCTTAGCCGTCCGGTTGATGTCAGCAAATTCGGCATGATCTACGCAGGCGCACAGAAGAACCTTGGCCCATCCGGAGTAACGCTCGTGATCGTTCGCGAGGATCTTGTCGCTGAGAGCCCGAAATCGATTCCGACGATGCTGCGTTACGATACGCATGTGAAAAATAACTCCCTCTACAACACGCCGCCGTCCTTCTCGATTTACTTGGTCGGTCTGATGCTGAAATGGGTAAAAGAAAGAGGCGGCGTCGCCGCGGTTGAGCAGTATAATCGCGATAAGACGAAGCTGATCTACGATACAATCGATCAAAGCGGTGGTTTCTACCGCGGCTTTGCAGAGGCAAGCAGCCGTTCGCAGATGAACATTACGTTCCGTCTTGGTTCTGAAGAGCTCGAGAAGCTGTTCGCTAAAGAATCGGAGCAGAATGGCTTCGTCGGCTTGAAAGGGCATAGAAGTGTTGGCGGCTTGCGTGCATCGACGTACAATGCTGTGCCGCTTGAGAGCTGCAAGGCTTTGGCGGAGTTCATGGCTGACTTCCAGAAGCGCAATGGATAG
- a CDS encoding response regulator transcription factor has protein sequence MKKKILIVDDEPSISMLLEFNLKLAGYEVRCAADGEAVFDFLKPFRPDLIVLDLMLPKMDGIQVCRELRKQNNAVPIIMLTALQDVTDKIAGLDNGADDYMTKPFSPQELLSRIQAIFRRTQSLPGKSDESVHEIGHLTVITEQREVQVNGKQVELTPKEFELLLFLCRHRGKVLSRQQLLHGVWDYHFLGDTRIVDVHISHLRDKIEKNARTPEYIMTVRNVGYKLAGPGSNSVADSSLA, from the coding sequence ATGAAGAAGAAAATATTAATCGTCGATGACGAGCCTTCCATCTCCATGCTGCTTGAATTTAATTTGAAGCTTGCCGGCTACGAGGTGCGCTGCGCTGCTGACGGTGAAGCCGTATTCGACTTCTTAAAGCCGTTTCGTCCCGACCTCATCGTTCTCGATCTTATGCTTCCGAAGATGGACGGCATTCAAGTATGCAGAGAGCTGCGTAAGCAAAACAATGCGGTGCCGATTATTATGTTAACGGCGTTGCAGGATGTCACTGACAAAATCGCCGGACTTGATAATGGCGCCGATGATTATATGACGAAGCCATTCTCCCCGCAGGAGCTTCTGTCACGTATTCAAGCGATCTTCCGCCGCACGCAGTCGCTGCCAGGCAAAAGTGATGAATCCGTTCATGAGATAGGTCACCTAACCGTCATCACCGAGCAACGCGAAGTACAAGTGAACGGTAAACAAGTCGAGCTGACGCCGAAGGAATTCGAGCTACTCCTCTTCCTCTGCCGCCACCGCGGCAAGGTGCTCAGCAGACAACAGCTGCTGCACGGCGTGTGGGACTATCACTTCCTCGGCGATACGAGAATCGTCGACGTTCACATCAGTCATCTTCGCGACAAAATCGAGAAAAACGCACGAACGCCAGAATATATTATGACCGTTCGTAACGTCGGCTATAAGCTAGCCGGCCCAGGCAGCAACAGCGTAGCCGATTCATCCCTGGCATAA
- the trmL gene encoding tRNA (uridine(34)/cytosine(34)/5-carboxymethylaminomethyluridine(34)-2'-O)-methyltransferase TrmL, with the protein MAFHIVLVEPEIPANTGNIARTCAATGTILHLVRPLGFNTDDKTLKRAGLDYWYAVEIHYHDSFQELKEQYPDGRFFCASTRSSQVYTKHSYRDDDFFVFGKETKGLPQDILDAHPDTCIRVPMTDKVRSLNLSNSAAIVVFEALRQLDFADLE; encoded by the coding sequence ATGGCATTTCATATCGTACTCGTCGAACCGGAAATTCCGGCTAATACAGGCAATATTGCGCGTACTTGCGCAGCAACAGGAACGATTCTTCATCTTGTGAGGCCGCTCGGCTTCAATACGGATGACAAAACACTTAAGCGCGCTGGACTGGACTATTGGTATGCGGTTGAGATTCATTACCATGACTCTTTCCAAGAGCTGAAGGAGCAGTACCCAGATGGGCGCTTCTTCTGCGCAAGCACGCGCAGCTCGCAAGTGTACACGAAGCACAGCTACCGGGACGACGACTTCTTCGTCTTCGGTAAAGAGACGAAAGGGCTGCCTCAGGATATTCTGGATGCCCACCCAGATACATGCATTCGCGTGCCGATGACGGACAAGGTGCGATCGTTGAATTTATCGAATTCTGCGGCAATCGTCGTGTTCGAAGCACTGCGTCAGCTTGATTTTGCTGATTTAGAATAA
- a CDS encoding AbrB/MazE/SpoVT family DNA-binding domain-containing protein — MKPAGVVRKVDQLGRIVLPKSLRKRYQMNEGDPVEILVQGDHIILERYRPRCVFCNALEDVREFKERYLCAVCMTEMTGLRQA; from the coding sequence GTGAAACCGGCTGGCGTTGTGCGTAAAGTGGATCAATTGGGCCGAATTGTGCTGCCCAAATCATTACGCAAAAGATATCAAATGAACGAGGGGGATCCTGTAGAGATTTTAGTACAAGGGGATCATATTATTCTGGAGCGTTACCGTCCTCGCTGCGTATTCTGCAATGCGCTTGAAGATGTACGAGAATTTAAAGAACGTTATCTGTGTGCAGTCTGCATGACAGAGATGACGGGATTGCGCCAGGCCTAA
- a CDS encoding aminotransferase-like domain-containing protein, giving the protein MEYRFSDNVQRLQSSAVRDILKLTQGKEIISFAGGLPAEELFPLDAIRDAAERVFRTGKNSLQYGLTEGFLPLREQLCARMAQKNMHVAPDEMIVTTGSQQAIDLVTRILMNPGDVVLVENPTYLASLQVFGLSGLNVVPVESDKDGMVIEEAERLMKLHKPKMVYVVPTFGNPTGRVWSLERRKGLIELSHRYGVAILEDDPYGEIKFDPNADYPTLFSLDGKAGNVIYTSTFSKTVAPALRTGWAIGNREVIGNMAKAKQAADLHSSTLDQQTLDQLLQHFPLDDHIRTISKAYGERLQQMQTLLTKQGWSDVKWVEPKGGMFLWLELPEALDSEALLRAAVKKNVAFVPGASFYAADPQRNKARLNFTYTTGERMATGITRFAEALNEFMARC; this is encoded by the coding sequence GTGGAATATCGGTTCTCAGACAATGTGCAGCGGCTTCAATCCTCGGCCGTTCGCGATATACTTAAGCTAACGCAAGGTAAAGAAATCATTTCGTTCGCCGGCGGCCTTCCGGCGGAAGAGTTATTCCCGCTTGATGCAATTCGGGATGCGGCAGAGCGAGTGTTCCGTACAGGCAAGAACTCCCTTCAATATGGACTTACAGAAGGCTTCCTGCCGCTGCGCGAGCAGCTATGCGCTCGGATGGCGCAGAAGAATATGCATGTTGCTCCTGACGAAATGATTGTAACGACGGGCTCGCAGCAAGCGATCGACCTCGTTACACGTATACTTATGAATCCCGGCGATGTTGTTCTCGTCGAGAATCCGACTTATCTGGCAAGCCTGCAAGTGTTTGGCCTCAGCGGTTTGAATGTCGTGCCTGTAGAAAGCGATAAAGACGGCATGGTTATTGAAGAAGCTGAACGCCTGATGAAGCTGCATAAACCGAAGATGGTGTATGTCGTACCTACTTTCGGCAATCCTACTGGCCGAGTATGGAGTCTTGAGCGCCGCAAAGGCCTAATTGAACTGAGCCATCGTTATGGCGTAGCTATTCTTGAGGATGATCCGTACGGAGAAATCAAGTTCGATCCGAATGCAGATTATCCGACGCTGTTCTCCCTTGATGGCAAAGCAGGCAATGTCATCTATACGAGCACGTTCTCGAAGACAGTTGCACCGGCGCTGCGTACCGGCTGGGCAATTGGTAACCGGGAAGTAATCGGCAATATGGCAAAAGCAAAGCAGGCGGCAGATCTGCACTCCAGCACATTGGACCAGCAGACGCTAGACCAGCTGCTGCAGCATTTCCCGCTGGACGATCATATCCGTACCATTAGCAAAGCTTATGGCGAGCGGCTGCAGCAGATGCAGACTCTGCTTACTAAGCAGGGCTGGAGCGATGTGAAGTGGGTAGAACCGAAGGGCGGCATGTTCCTGTGGCTTGAACTGCCGGAAGCACTTGATTCGGAAGCGCTGCTGCGCGCAGCGGTGAAGAAGAACGTGGCGTTCGTACCAGGTGCGTCGTTCTACGCGGCCGATCCGCAGCGCAATAAGGCGCGGTTGAATTTCACGTATACGACTGGAGAGCGCATGGCGACGGGGATCACACGATTCGCCGAGGCGCTTAATGAATTCATGGCACGGTGTTAG
- a CDS encoding Rieske (2Fe-2S) protein has translation MSESNGVKVIGSVEDFTAFPAHVKVDMQPHYIVEAPRIEGEEQRYTLISAICPHAGGIVRPHLNELVCPLHYWCFDAKTGESTNVPGETLECAPLEVRDGKFVLVEA, from the coding sequence ATGAGCGAGTCAAATGGAGTGAAAGTAATTGGGAGCGTTGAGGACTTCACAGCTTTCCCGGCACATGTAAAAGTCGATATGCAGCCTCACTATATTGTAGAAGCACCGCGCATAGAAGGCGAAGAACAGCGCTATACCCTAATCTCGGCAATCTGTCCGCACGCAGGCGGCATCGTCCGCCCTCATCTGAATGAGCTCGTCTGCCCGCTGCACTACTGGTGCTTCGACGCTAAGACAGGCGAATCAACGAACGTACCGGGCGAAACACTCGAATGCGCCCCACTAGAAGTCCGCGACGGCAAGTTCGTACTCGTCGAGGCATAA
- a CDS encoding DUF2161 family putative PD-(D/E)XK-type phosphodiesterase, producing MAITHETELYKPIKAYFEKQGYEVKSEIMHCDLVAIHPQTEETILVEMKKTFNLALLLQGVERLRLGGNVILAVERNRKKGGSHNQRFGDLAELCRMLGIGLMTVTFFKTKEPLLEMLCEPGDPPVRGQRRTRQAKLLTEFRERSGDYNTGGSTGRKLMTAYKEKALRVAWAIREHGNQSPSAIKKLTEVANVGQIVRDDYYKWFTRIERGLYGLKSEGIAALAAHEEIVEAWRKKQGTNQP from the coding sequence ATGGCAATTACACATGAAACTGAGCTGTACAAGCCGATTAAAGCGTATTTTGAAAAGCAAGGCTATGAAGTGAAAAGCGAAATCATGCATTGCGACCTCGTAGCCATCCACCCGCAAACAGAAGAAACAATTCTCGTCGAGATGAAGAAAACGTTCAATCTTGCTCTGCTTCTGCAAGGAGTCGAGCGGCTGCGGCTCGGCGGCAACGTTATTCTCGCCGTGGAGCGCAATCGCAAGAAGGGCGGTTCGCACAATCAGCGCTTCGGCGATCTTGCAGAGCTTTGCCGCATGCTCGGGATTGGGCTGATGACGGTTACCTTCTTCAAGACAAAGGAGCCGCTCCTCGAGATGCTGTGCGAGCCTGGCGATCCCCCTGTCCGCGGACAGCGGCGAACTAGGCAGGCGAAGCTGTTAACGGAATTCCGTGAGCGCAGCGGCGATTATAATACCGGTGGCAGCACAGGACGCAAGCTCATGACCGCGTATAAGGAGAAAGCGCTTCGCGTCGCTTGGGCGATCAGGGAGCATGGGAACCAATCCCCGAGCGCGATTAAGAAGCTAACGGAAGTTGCGAACGTGGGGCAGATTGTGCGGGACGATTATTACAAATGGTTCACGCGCATCGAGCGCGGCTTATATGGACTTAAGTCCGAGGGCATCGCGGCGCTTGCTGCACACGAGGAAATCGTAGAGGCGTGGCGGAAGAAACAAGGCACCAATCAGCCATAA
- a CDS encoding PrkA family serine protein kinase: MDILKRISAYKAESEKLTWNGSFKDYLELLRQDPTPAMTAHARVYEMIESFGVVEDGGGTKKYKFFEQEIFGLDRAVEKLVEEYFHSSARRLDVRKRILLLMGPVSGGKSTIVTMLKRGLEQFSRTERGAVYAIKGCPMHEDPLHLIPHELRAEAERELGVRIEGNLCPSCQMRVRTEYSGDIENVQVERVVISEESRIGIGTFSPSDPKSQDIADLTGSIDFSTITEFGSESDPRAYRFDGELNKANRGLMEFQEMLKCDEKFLWNLLSLTQEGNFKAGRFALISADELIVAHTNETEYKSFIANKKNEALQSRMIVMPIPYNLKVSEEEKIYKKLIGQSDMKHIHIAPHALRSAAIFSILTRLKETKKQGMDLVKKMRMYDGEEVEGYKEADLKEMQSEYIEEGMSGIDPRYVINRISSALIKQDLQCINALDVLRALKEGLDQHPSITKEERERYLNFISTARKEYDGLAKKEIQKAFVYSFEESARTLFENYLDNIESYCNWSKIKDPLTGEEMDPDERLMRSIEEQIGVSENAKKAFREEILIRISSYSRKGKKFDYFSHERLREAIEKKLFTDLKDIVKITTSTKTPDEKQLKRINEVTKRLIDEHGYCPVCSNELLRYVGSLLNR; encoded by the coding sequence ATGGATATTTTGAAACGGATATCGGCGTACAAGGCGGAAAGTGAGAAGCTGACTTGGAATGGCTCCTTTAAGGACTATCTCGAGCTGCTAAGGCAAGACCCTACTCCGGCCATGACTGCGCATGCTCGTGTCTACGAAATGATCGAGTCATTCGGGGTGGTTGAGGATGGCGGCGGTACGAAGAAATACAAGTTTTTCGAGCAGGAAATATTCGGGCTTGATCGTGCCGTAGAGAAGCTGGTGGAGGAGTACTTCCACTCATCGGCTCGCCGACTTGATGTCCGCAAACGGATTCTGCTCTTGATGGGTCCGGTCAGCGGCGGTAAATCGACCATTGTAACGATGCTTAAGCGTGGACTCGAACAATTCTCGCGAACCGAACGGGGCGCTGTCTATGCGATTAAAGGCTGCCCGATGCATGAAGATCCTCTTCATCTCATCCCACACGAGTTGCGGGCGGAGGCGGAGCGCGAGCTTGGCGTCCGAATTGAGGGTAATCTATGCCCTTCCTGCCAAATGCGCGTAAGAACCGAATACAGCGGTGATATTGAAAATGTACAGGTGGAGCGTGTAGTTATCTCCGAGGAGAGCCGAATTGGTATCGGAACATTCAGTCCGTCCGATCCGAAGTCGCAGGATATCGCGGATTTGACAGGCAGCATCGACTTCTCGACGATTACCGAATTTGGTTCGGAATCTGATCCCCGCGCCTACCGTTTCGACGGAGAGCTGAACAAAGCGAACCGCGGTTTGATGGAGTTCCAAGAGATGTTGAAGTGTGATGAGAAGTTCCTCTGGAATTTGCTCTCTCTTACCCAAGAAGGCAATTTCAAAGCTGGCAGGTTCGCTTTGATTTCAGCCGATGAGCTCATTGTGGCGCATACGAACGAAACGGAGTATAAGTCGTTCATTGCCAATAAGAAGAACGAAGCGCTGCAGTCCCGGATGATTGTTATGCCGATTCCGTATAACCTCAAGGTGTCGGAAGAAGAGAAAATCTACAAGAAGCTGATCGGGCAAAGCGATATGAAGCACATTCATATTGCGCCGCATGCGCTCCGTTCGGCAGCGATCTTCTCGATTCTGACTCGTCTGAAAGAAACGAAGAAGCAAGGCATGGACCTCGTCAAAAAAATGCGCATGTACGATGGCGAGGAAGTGGAAGGCTACAAAGAAGCCGACCTCAAAGAAATGCAGTCGGAGTATATTGAAGAAGGGATGTCGGGGATTGATCCGCGGTATGTCATCAACCGGATTTCCAGTGCCCTCATTAAACAGGATCTGCAATGTATCAACGCCCTGGATGTGCTTCGCGCGCTGAAGGAAGGGCTTGATCAGCACCCTTCGATTACGAAGGAAGAGCGCGAGCGGTACTTAAACTTCATCTCAACGGCAAGAAAAGAATACGACGGACTCGCCAAGAAAGAGATCCAGAAGGCGTTTGTTTACTCCTTCGAAGAGTCCGCTAGAACGTTGTTCGAGAACTATCTCGACAACATCGAGTCCTACTGCAACTGGTCGAAGATCAAAGATCCGCTGACCGGTGAAGAGATGGATCCAGATGAGCGGCTTATGCGTTCCATAGAGGAGCAAATCGGCGTCTCCGAGAATGCGAAGAAGGCGTTCCGTGAAGAGATTCTGATCCGTATCTCCTCCTACTCGCGCAAAGGCAAGAAGTTTGATTATTTCAGCCACGAACGGCTGCGCGAAGCGATTGAGAAGAAGCTGTTTACCGATCTGAAGGACATCGTCAAAATCACCACTTCGACGAAGACGCCGGACGAGAAGCAGCTCAAGCGGATTAACGAAGTGACCAAACGGCTTATTGATGAGCATGGCTACTGCCCGGTCTGCTCAAATGAATTGCTGCGCTACGTAGGCAGCTTGTTGAACCGGTAA